A genome region from Populus alba chromosome 3, ASM523922v2, whole genome shotgun sequence includes the following:
- the LOC118062298 gene encoding uncharacterized protein, with protein MPLTSAAADAFGVVTICLVTILILFGLLCIAYSFYLRSRVRSQGYFQLSYFSGPWIIRIIFILFVIWWGVGEIIRLSLLRRKGRVLNALDYKWQETVCKGYIVSNLGFAEPCLLLTLMFLLRAPLQKMESGILCRKWNGRTAVYVVLYCLPMFVLQLLAILIGPLLRKDKGISKRFPHYFTSAAHGMKNAAASDIALCTYPLLNTMLLGFFASALTVYLFWLGRRILKLVINKGLQKRVYTLIFSVSSFLPLRILLLGLSVLSKPEHFLFEALAFSAFLALSCCAGVCICMLVYYPVADSLALGNLRDLEVSRRYADEHNETISLDANQNHLEESTHISPGRNSDASAKRGSISFRACQGDETPSGPFVELSLFSPGRDATPPGSPPLLGWPMRPLVDPKTGQGTEFSW; from the coding sequence ATGCCCCTGACGAGTGCTGCTGCCGATGCATTCGGTGTGGTGACAATTTGTCTAGTCACTATTTTGATTCTATTTGGTTTGTTGTGCATTGCCTACTCATTTTACTTGCGCTCTCGTGTTCGTAGTCAAGGCTATTTTCAACTCAGTTATTTTAGTGGTCCCTGGATCATCcgaatcatatttattttgtttgtaatcTGGTGGGGTGTTGGTGAAATTATCCGGTTAAGTTTGTTGAGACGGAAGGGAAGGGTGTTGAATGCCCTTGACTACAAATGGCAGGAAACTGTCTGCAAAGGCTACATTGTCTCGAATTTGGGTTTTGCAGAGCCTTGCTTATTACTCACCCTCATGTTTCTCCTCCGGGCTCCCTTACAGAAGATGGAATCGGGAATTCTTTGTCGCAAGTGGAATGGAAGAACTGCTGTATATGTTGTTCTCTATTGCCTTCCAATGTTTGTCCTTCAGCTGCTTGCTATACTAATTGGACCGCTATTACGCAAGGATAAGGGTATATCGAAAAGGTTTCCTCATTATTTTACCTCTGCTGCTCATGGGATGAAAAATGCTGCCGCCTCTGATATTGCGCTTTGCACTTACCCTTTATTGAATACAATGcttcttggtttttttgctTCTGCATTGACTGTCTACCTGTTTTGGCTTGGAAGGCGGATTTTGAAATTGGTCATCAATAAGGGTTTGCAGAAGAGAGTGTACACATTAATATTCTCAGTTTCAAGTTTCCTTCCATTGAGGATTCTCTTACTTGGACTATCTGTTTTATCTAAACCAGAGCATTTTCTATTTGAAGCTCTTGCGTTCTCAGCCTTTCTTGCCCTCTCATGCTGTGCTGGGGTGTGTATTTGCATGCTTGTATACTATCCCGTCGCTGATTCTTTAGCACTGGGGAATCTTCGGGACCTGGAGGTGAGTAGAAGATATGCTGATGAGCACAATGAAACCATTTCCCTTGATGCAAACCAAAACCATCTGGAAGAAAGTACTCATATAAGCCCCGGCAGAAACTCTGACGCCTCAGCTAAGCGCGGATCAATCTCTTTCAGGGCTTGCCAGGGAGATGAGACTCCTTCAGGGCCATTCGTGGAGCTGAGCCTTTTTTCACCTGGTCGAGATGCGACTCCACCAGGTTCGCCTCCGCTGCTAGGCTGGCCTATGCGACCACTCGTGGACCCAAAGACTGGGCAAGGAACTGAGTTCTCGTGGTGA